A DNA window from Brassica napus cultivar Da-Ae chromosome A4, Da-Ae, whole genome shotgun sequence contains the following coding sequences:
- the LOC106446779 gene encoding protein kinase PINOID 2 — MINSTDKTVFIPKTLQMANSTKSYKDHESDYETSTAGPDSSRRTSWLSSSFTASPSCSSSISHLSNHHDLNTYNHQSKPHKANQIAWEAMARLRRRCGRAVGLEHFRLLKRLGSGDIGSVYLCQIRGSPEVAFYAMKVVDKEAVAVKKKLGRAEMEKKILGMLDHPFCPTLYAAFEASHYSFLVMEYCPGGDLYTARLRQQSKRFGISSTRFYAAETLVALEYLHMMGIVYRDLKPENVLIRGDGHVMLSDFDLSFKCNVVPQLLNHNDYDRQVHDYDDDDDDFSICSTPSCTTTPLHPVISCFSPASSRRRRRKNVITTTIHETAACTSGSVKSNDVSRTFSRQPSSCSRVSSGLRDLSGGCPSIFAEPINARSKSFVGTHEYLAPEVISGQGHGSAVDWWTFGVFMYEMIFGTTPFKGDNNEKTLVNILKAPLTFPKVVVNSQKEYDNMVSAQDLITKLLVKNPKKRLGSLKGSIEIKRHEFFEGVNWALIRSIKPPWVPKEETNHKIKSDNRSVNYFLPPRFMMTRKERDEPYHVSNHFDYF; from the exons ATGATAAATAGTACAGACAAGACAGTTTTCATTCCCAAAACGCTTCAAATGGCAAACTCCACAAAGTCTTACAAAGACCATGAGTCCGATTATGAAACCTCAACAGCCGGACCAGACTCCAGCCGCCGCACGAGCTGGCTAAGTAGTTCTTTCACGGCCAGTCCTAGTTGTAGTAGCTCCATATCTCATCTAAGTAACCATCATGACCTCAACACCTACAACCACCAATCTAAGCCTCACAAAGCCAACCAGATCGCATGGGAAGCTATGGCTAGGCTACGCCGACGCTGCGGCCGTGCGGTAGGGTTAGAACATTTCCGGCTGTTGAAGAGGTTAGGCAGTGGTGACATTGGAAGTGTGTACCTCTGTCAAATACGTGGAAGCCCGGAGGTTGCGTTTTACGCCATGAAGGTTGTGGACAAGGAGGCAGTGGCGGTGAAGAAAAAGCTTGGAAGGGcggagatggagaagaagattttAGGGATGCTTGATCATCCTTTTTGCCCAACTTTATACGCAGCGTTTGAGGCTTCTCATTACTCTTTTCTCGTCATGGAGTACTGTCCCGGTGGTGATCTCTACACCGCCCGCTTACGCCAGCAGTCAAAACGTTTTGGTATTTCCTCCACTAG GTTTTACGCAGCAGAAACACTAGTTGCTTTAGAGTATCTCCACATGATGGGAATTGTGTATAGAGACCTAAAACCGGAGAATGTATTAATAAGAGGCGATGGTCATGTGATGCTCTCTGATTTCGACCTCTCTTTCAAATGCAACGTCGTTCCACAGCTCCTCAACCACAATGACTATGACCGTCAAGTCCATgactatgatgatgatgatgatgacttcaGCATATGCTCGACACCTTCTTGCACCACGACTCCATTACACCCCGTAATCTCCTGCTTCTCTCCCGCTTctagcagaagaagaagaagaaagaatgtTATTACCACCACAATACACGAGACAGCAGCATGTACTAGCGGATCGGTCAAAAGCAACGACGTTTCTAGAACGTTCTCTCGACAACCTTCTTCTTGTTCTCGGGTTTCAAGTGGGCTTAGAGACCTCTCTGGTGGATGTCCATCAATTTTCGCCGAACCAATCAACGCTCGTTCTAAGTCGTTCGTGGGAACACATGAGTACTTGGCCCCGGAGGTTATCTCAG GGCAAGGGCATGGAAGTGCAGTTGATTGGTGGACTTTCGGTGTATTCATGTACGAGATGATATTCGGGACGACTCCGTTTAAAGGCGATAACAACGAGAAAACGCTAGTAAACATTCTTAAAGCACCATTAACATTCCCAAAGGTTGTAGTGAATAGCCAGAAAGAGTACGATAATATGGTGAGTGCTCAAGATCTTATCACCAAATTACTGGTGAAGAACCCTAAGAAGAGGTTAGGGAGTCTCAAAGGCTCTATTGAGATCAAAAGACATGAGTTCTTCGAAGGTGTTAATTGGGCACTAATCAGATCTATAAAGCCACCTTGGGTCCCTAAAGAAGAGACTAATCACAAGATTAAGAGTGATAATCGTAGCGTTAATTATTTTTTGCCGCCGAGGTTTATGATGACTAGGAAGGAAAGGGATGAGCCTTACCATGTGTCTAatcattttgattatttttaa